A single region of the Vidua macroura isolate BioBank_ID:100142 chromosome 12, ASM2450914v1, whole genome shotgun sequence genome encodes:
- the GABPB1 gene encoding GA-binding protein subunit beta-1, producing MSLVDLGKKLLEAARAGQDDEVRILMANGAPFTTDWLGTSPLHLAAQYGHYSTTEVLLRAGVSRDARTKVDRTPLHMAASEGHASIVEVLLKHGADVNAKDMLKMTALHWATEHHHQEVVELLIKYGADVHAQSKFCKTALDIAVDNGNEDIAEILQIAMQNQINTNPESPDTVTIHAATPQFIIGPGGVVNLTDETGVSAVQFGNSSTSVLATLAALAEASAPLSNSSETPVVATEEVVTAESVDGAIQQVVSSGGQQVITIVTDGIQLGNLHSIPTSGIGQPIIVTMPDGQQVLTVPATDIAEETVISEEPPVKRQCIEIVENRVESAEIEERETLQKQLDEANREAQKYRQQLLKKEQEAEAYRQKLEAMNRLQTNKEAV from the exons ATGTCACTAGTAGATTTGGGAAAGAAACTTTTAGAAGCTGCACGAGCAGGTCAAGATGATGAAGTTCGCATTTTGATGGCAAATGGAGCACCTTTTACCACAGACTGG TTGGGAACATCTCCACTTCATCTAGCAGCACAGTACGGACATTACTCCACCACAGAAGTGTTGCTGCGAGCAGGGGTGAGTCGGGATGCCAGAACCAAAGTGGACAGAACTCCATTACATATGGCAGCATCAGAAGGCCATGCCAGCATAGTAGAAGTCTTACTTAAG CATGGTGCTGATGTCAATGCAAAGGACATGCTCAAAATGACTGCACTTCACTGGGCTACTGAACATCACCACCAAGAAGTTGTAGAACTCTTGATAAAGTATGGAGCAGATGTTCATGCTCAGAGTAAATTTTGCAAAACGGCATTAGATATTGCAGTAGACAATGGAAATGAAGACATTGCAGAAATATTACAG ATTGCAATGCAGAACCAAATCAATACGAATCCCGAGAGTCCGGACACTGTGACGATACACGCAGCCACACCGCAGTTCATCATCGGACCTGGAGGGGTGGTGAACCTAACAG ATGAAACAGGAGTGTCTGCTGTACAGTTTGGAAATTCATCAACATCAGTATTAGCTACGTTGGCagctttagcagaagcatcagctCCACTCTCTAATTCTTCAGAAACACCAG TTGTGGCCACAGAAGAAGTTGTGACTGCAGAATCTGTGGATGGGGCCATTCAGCAAGTGGTCAGTTCTGGAGGTCAGCAGGTTATTACCATAGTAACAGATGGCATTCAGCTGGGTAACCTGCATTCCATTCCAACCAGTGGGATAGGGCAACCCATTATTGTGACCATGCCAGATGGGCAGCAAG tgTTAACAGTTCCAGCAACAGACATTGCTGAAGAAACTGTAATAAGTGAAGAACCACCAGTGAAGAGACAGTGCATTGAGATTGTTGAAAATCGTGTGGAGTCTGCAGAAATAGAA GAAAGAGAAACTCTTCAGAAACAGCTGGATGAGGCAAACAGAGAAGCACAAAAATATCGTCAGCAGCTTCTAAAGAAGGAACAAGAAGCAGAGGCCTATCGGCAGAAGTTAGAGGCAATGAACCGCCTCCAGACTAATAAAGAAgctgtttaa